In Torulaspora delbrueckii CBS 1146 chromosome 1, complete genome, one genomic interval encodes:
- the POM152 gene encoding Pom152p (similar to Saccharomyces cerevisiae POM152 (YMR129W); ancestral locus Anc_2.406), with the protein MDREYMLGSTPRGNHWMGASSTSSAYRPSASSTSQQRRFRQSPSYDGSGPFITQSSRNEQLDSVKYTPSSQRKYSTDPQPLPLISPEVVDISRQRALALLVFAIIQGYKIYDLILLKKGLPVLGLLFNGSRINFIIKYFLIDSMFLYFLPTFKIPKLCFKSWAVFVQLVVMTLLTILISSEQEFVLLSVIASAWRKFNTKEMSLTGSAVNMRKIMDSSSHFKGALTIKILPENTAMLNPLHDSYCLPMDTNLLPEGHIKVPIRINSTADISLVQVEFKDMYTQATELRNLTSKQFRIVNDLSHLLPRDKLMRQKVQDTSTIRYVELPLKEVGFYQIKKIVDSKNFSLKIYQSHLIVSHCPVAAITGLGNFDRCVGDSDKVSIDVQGVPPMKLSYTKSINGKAQTYVDSNLVPEFFETPLQSTRKQIFSATDLQDLRWCRSYPVTINLDTPASQDGHYTYNIDKLVDGLGNVMDFTKIPSSLQKDYQLSYNFNAHGIPRASLEEKFDSKSSTKRSMVIKFEHAHDWSSSAPYFANVSFIDENQKSQTKTFSTKHHSHQFEAEFPGTYRLESVSSNHCPGVVMGKSSILVTRPVPPQLDIKSVPILDQCVGQVGLNFDLTFTGAPPFHYKAMIYKLEKNGKRKLYDTKRYSSEGTRSQFSYSPSTEGNYEIVFDHLTNQLFHEPIVLEPRSKYTFKTSMRVKPSAQLKRVKEVNLCLGEQTKIPVTFHGEPPFALNYDILETSSNKRSSYRVDKLHSYEHEIEIPRFEVGGDYIISLVSVKDSSGCLVGLSEPDARIKIRRDVPSASFNLLDNSNEAKIKEGSFAEIPIKLSGEAPFVLKYQHLDSSGQVLGTYESQFHSSHKPALKAGKAGRYRLVGIRDASCKGEIETPDAQFQICFLDKPKFTVLDNSRISKLADTTFAKQSVCQGVEGTVDLALSGSPPFFLKFDLVTPSGKSYTKNIQVATKYATIKLPNDEPGEYVVIIGALHDSNYGEEDFANAGYIAPEVVVKQKVNPLPEVKFSDSGKTYRACSTAVNEENSSLERIGVKFHHGEAPFSVTFNIYHESTSRSEHVTIQDIQPGSFPYRKLYEGLNLGTHLVAIERIVDANGCTNEKIASSNDHISISITDVPKIHLLDSSAECCVGDYVAYQLSGNAPFNIRYEFNGAQLKLKEHTSQFVRLASEPGTISILSIGDATSQCVVDFRKQNMKKEFEKLSLLIHPIPSVTVSQGRNIVEDIHEGDQAEIIFSFEGSPPFSLTYVRTEEAEGTLGKGRPQIVETHKVTDIYSYEYKVVTSLQGTYEAIEISDAFCFAKNDAFFNH; encoded by the coding sequence ATGGATCGAGAGTACATGCTGGGCTCCACTCCCCGAGGGAACCATTGGATGGGGGCTTCTTCGACCAGCTCTGCATATCGCCCCAGtgcatcttcaacaagtcaGCAAAGGCGATTTCGTCAATCTCCCAGTTACGATGGATCCGGTCCATTCATTACACAGAGCTCTCGGAATGAACAGTTAGACAGTGTAAAATACACTCCGAGCTCGCAGCGAAAATATTCTACCGATCCTCAGCCATTACCATTGATATCGCCAGAGGTAGTAGACATATCAAGGCAGCGAGCGTTGGCTCTTCTCGTATTTGCCATTATTCAAGGGTACAAGATTTATGATCTAATTCTACTGAAGAAAGGTTTGCCTGTGTTAGGGCTGCTATTCAATGGCTCAAGGatcaactttatcatcaaatatTTCCTCATTGACTCCATGTTTCTGTATTTCTTACCCACTTTCAAGATCCCAAAATTATGTTTCAAGTCCTGGGCCGTATTTGTCCAACTTGTGGTTATGACATTACTTACCATTCTGATATCCAGTGAACAAGAATTTGTACTACTATCCGTCATTGCTTCCGCTTGGAGGAAGTTCAACACAAAGGAGATGAGTCTCACGGGGTCTGCGGTCAATATGAGAAAGATAATGGATTCGTCATCTCATTTCAAGGGTGCTTTGACTATAAAGATCTTGCCTGAAAATACGGCTATGCTCAACCCCTTGCATGATTCCTACTGCCTACCGATGGACACCAATCTATTACCAGAGGGCCACATAAAGGTTCCTATCAGAATTAATTCAACTGCAGATATTTCATTGGTGCAGGTTGAGTTCAAGGATATGTATACTCAAGCCACAGAGTTGAGAAATCTGACGAGCAAACAATTCCGGATTGTTAATGACTTGTCACATCTGTTACCTAGAGACAAATTGATGAGGCAAAAGGTTCAGGATACTTCAACCATTCGTTACGTGGAATtaccattgaaagaagtcGGATTTTACCAAATaaagaaaattgttgattccaagaatttcagtCTCAAAATCTatcaatctcatctcatAGTCTCCCATTGTCCTGTGGCAGCCATTACAGGTTTGGGGAATTTCGACAGGTGTGTTGGGGATTCTGATAAAGTTTCCATTGACGTTCAGGGTGTTCCGCCCATGAAGCTGTCATACACGAAGAGCATCAACGGTAAAGCGCAAACGTATGTGGATTCAAATTTGGTGCCAGAGTTCTTCGAAACGCCACTTCAGTCGACGAGAAAGCAGATCTTTTCCGCCACTGATCTACAAGATTTGAGATGGTGTCGCAGTTATCCTGTGACGATCAATCTCGATACCCCAGCTTCCCAGGATGGACACTATACATATAATATTGATAAATTGGTCGACGGTTTGGGTAATGTTATGGATTTTACTAAGATACCGTCAAGCCTTCAAAAGGACTATCAACTTTCTTACAACTTTAATGCTCATGGGATTCCAAGAGCCTCTTTAGAGGAGAAGTTTGATTCCAAGTCATCAACTAAGAGATCAATGGTAATCAAATTTGAGCATGCCCATGACTGGAGTTCTTCTGCCCCCTACTTTGCGAATGTGTCCTTCATTGACGAgaatcaaaaatctcagaCAAAGACTTTCTCAACAAAACATCATTCGCACCAATTTGAGGCCGAATTCCCAGGAACTTACAGGCTCGAAAGTGTCAGCTCTAACCATTGTCCCGGAGTAGTGATGGGTAAGTCTAGCATCCTCGTGACGAGACCTGTTCCACCCCAGTTGGACATCAAATCTGTCCCAATACTCGATCAATGTGTGGGTCAAGTCGGCTTGAATTTCGATTTAACTTTCACTGGCGCGCCTCCATTCCACTACAAGGCTATGATATacaaattggaaaagaatgGAAAGCGTAAACTGTATGACACAAAGAGGTACTCCTCAGAAGGCACAAGAAGTCAATTCAGCTACAGTCCATCTACTGAAGGGAATTATGAGATTGTGTTTGACCATTTGACCAATCAACTCTTCCACGAGCCTATAGTTCTTGAGCCACGAAGCAAATATACATTCAAGACTTCTATGAGGGTTAAGCCAAGTgctcaattgaagagagttAAAGAAGTCAATCTATGTTTGGGGGAGCAAACGAAAATCCCAGTGACCTTCCATGGAGAGCCTCCATTTGCGCTGAATTACGATATACTTGAAACATCTTCTAATAAGAGAAGCTCATACCGTGTTGACAAACTACATTCTTATGAGCATGAGATTGAAATCCCACGATTTGAGGTGGGTGGTGATTACATCATTTCTCTGGTGTCTGTGAAGGACTCTTCAGGATGCCTTGTCGGTCTCAGTGAGCCAGATGCCAGAATCAAGATCAGAAGAGATGTTCcatctgcttctttcaatctGTTAGACAATTCAAATGAAGCTAAAATTAAAGAGGGATCATTCGCTGAGATTCCTATCAAACTATCTGGTGAGGCGCCTTTTGTACTCAAGTATCAGCATTTGGATTCATCAGGTCAAGTTCTCGGTACATATGAGAGTCAGTTTCACTCAAGTCACAAAccagctttgaaagccGGAAAGGCTGGACGCTATAGACTAGTAGGTATCCGTGATGCTAGTTGTAAAGGAGAAATAGAAACCCCTGATGCGCAATTTCAGATATGCTTCCTGGACAAGCCTAAATTTACGGTATTGGATAACTCAAGAATAAGCAAACTGGCTGACACAACTTTCGCAAAGCAGAGTGTCTGCCAAGGTGTTGAAGGCACTGTAGATCTAGCATTATCCGGTTCTCCTCCTTTCTTTCTTAAATTCGACCTAGTCACTCCAAGTGGCAAATCATACACTAAAAACATCCAAGTCGCTACGAAATACGCCACAATCAAATTACCAAATGATGAGCCTGGTGAATATGTCGTGATCATTGGCGCTTTACATGATTCAAACTATGGGGAAGAGGATTTTGCCAACGCCGGCTACATTGCACCAGAAGTCGTTGTTAAGCAGAAGGTTAACCCGTTACCAGAAGTGAAATTCTCTGACTCCGGCAAAACCTATAGAGCCTGCTCGACAGCTGTAAATGAAGAGAATTCTTCATTGGAGCGTATTGGGGTTAAATTCCATCATGGGGAGGCTCCTTTCTCAGTAACCTTCAACATTTACCATGAGAGTACCAGCAGATCTGAACATGTCACAATCCAAGACATTCAGCCGGGATCGTTCCCTTACAGAAAACTATATGAAGGTCTCAATCTTGGCACTCACCTTGTGGctattgaaagaattgtCGACGCTAATGGATGCACTAATGAGAAGATTGCTTCTAGTAACGATCACATTTCAATTTCCATTACCGATGTTCCCAAAATTCATTTACTAGATTCTTCAGCAGAGTGTTGTGTCGGAGACTACGTCGCATATCAACTAAGTGGCAACGCTCCTTTCAATATAAGATATGAATTCAATGGGGCACAACTGAAACTAAAAGAGCATACCTCTCAGTTTGTAAGACTGGCCTCCGAGCCGGGCACAATATCAATTCTCTCCATTGGAGATGCAACGTCACAGTGCGTGGTCGACTTCAGGAAACAAAatatgaagaaagagtttgaaaaattatcGCTTTTGATCCATCCAATACCATCTGTCACTGTCTCTCAGGGACGCAACATTGTTGAAGACATTCATGAAGGTGATCAAGCTGAAATCATCTTCTCATTCGAAGGTAGTCCACCGTTCTCCTTAACTTACGTAAGgacagaagaagcagaaggAACTCTGGGCAAGGGCAGGCCTCAGATTGTGGAAACTCATAAGGTCACCGATATATATTCCTATGAGTACAAGGTCGTTACGAGCTTGCAGGGGACTTATGAGGCAATCGAAATATCTGACGCATTTTGTTTTGCCAAGAATGatgcatttttcaatcattgA
- the SMF3 gene encoding putative divalent metal ion transporter SMF3 (similar to Saccharomyces cerevisiae SMF3 (YLR034C); ancestral locus Anc_2.407) produces the protein MVGVLQVLRKFATFIGPGILVSVAYMDPGNYSTSVSGGAQFKYTLLFSVFVSNIFAVLLQCLCVKLGIVTGYDLAENCRRHLPRKLNLMIYFFAELAIIATDLAEVVGTAVALQILFGIPLIYGVLLTVLDVLIILMFYQQNGASMKKVRAFELFVSVLVAATVVCFVLELCEISVPDKLQLLKGFLPSKIIFEDQQALYISLGILGATVMPHSLYLGSSLVKPRLQEFDIKEYGRVDTRPSLKAIKYNLNYTYAELIISLLLIATFVNSAILIVAGATLYGQPDAEDADLLSIYKLLVHYISPAAGLIFALAMIFSGQSAGIICTVAGQIVSEGFLEWSLPPWATRLCTRLLAIIPCLFVTLGMGERGISNVLNLSQVVLSLILPIVSAPLIYFTANKKIMTVHDIHGEAEEEDENTPLTMASKKCVDYTNSTWLTAAAFIVWALIGGLNCYLVVSFMLGAEVHF, from the coding sequence ATGGTGGGCGTATTACAGGTTTTACGAAAGTTTGCAACCTTCATAGGTCCTGGTATCTTGGTTAGTGTGGCCTATATGGACCCTGGTAACTATTCGACTAGTGTTTCTGGAGGTGCGCAATTCAAGTATACTTTACTGTTTTCAGTGTTCGTTTCCAACATCTTCGCTGTACTGTTGCAATGTCTTTGTGTCAAGTTGGGTATTGTCACTGGTTATGATCTGGCAGAAAACTGTCGTCGACATTTGCCCAGGAAGTTAAATCTGATGATTTATTTCTTTGCGGAACTGGCAATCATTGCCACTGACCTTGCTGAAGTTGTTGGGACTGCTGTTGCATTACAAATCTTGTTTGGTATACCTCTGATATATGGTGTCTTGCTAACAGTGCTTGATGTTCTCATAATTTTGATGTTTTATCAACAGAATGGGGCCTCCATGAAGAAAGTGAGAGCATTCGAACTGTTTGTTAGTGTTTTAGTTGCTGCCACAGTCGTTTGCTTCGTACTCGAGTTATGCGAGATCTCGGTGCCAGATAAATTACAGTTACTAAAAGGTTTCCTTCCATCTAAAATAATTTTCGAAGATCAACAAGCGTTATACATTTCGTTGGGGATTCTGGGGGCTACTGTGATGCCTCATTCTTTGTACTTGGGCTCATCACTGGTTAAGCCTCGTTTACAGGAATTCGACATCAAAGAGTATGGTAGAGTTGATACTCGTCCAAGTTTGAAGGCAATTAAATATAACTTGAATTATACCTACGCGGAACTGATAATCTCATTACTACTCATTGCTACTTTTGTCAATTCTGCTATACTGATCGTCGCGGGAGCAACATTATACGGGCAACCTGATGCTGAAGACGCTGATCTCTTGTCCATCTACAAGTTATTGGTTCATTATATTTCTCCTGCCGCCGGGTTAATCTTTGCACTAGCGATGATCTTCTCGGGTCAATCTGCCGGTATTATTTGTACCGTGGCTGGTCAAATTGTCTCTGAGGGATTCCTAGAATGGTCACTTCCTCCATGGGCCACTAGACTGTGTACAAGACTGCTTGCCATCATTCCATGTTTGTTTGTTACATTGGGTATGGGCGAACGGGGTATTTCAAATGTCCTGAATTTATCACAAGTCGTGCTTTCGTTGATTCTACCGATTGTGTCGGCTCCGCTCATCTATTTCACCGCCAATAAGAAGATCATGACTGTGCATGACATTCATggagaagctgaagaagaagatgagaacaCGCCCTTGACCATGGCCAGCAAAAAATGCGTCGATTATACCAATAGCACTTGGTTGACTGCTGCAGCGTTCATAGTTTGGGCATTAATTGGTGGACTAAACTGCTACCTCGTAGTAAGTTTCATGCTTGGAGCAGAAGTTCATTTCTAA
- the RSC58 gene encoding Rsc58p (similar to Saccharomyces cerevisiae RSC58 (YLR033W); ancestral locus Anc_2.408) has protein sequence MDLGKLLSNLYSILKDASSKCKVLDESFPSSFHEKDPNKIFSSYCTYIKRRSDANGMIKNEDKLKLTTISQKFEDGFYAADQGGFYRLYHDIRLVCTMLIHYYSQGTRNYQMVDKFYKFATELLLRECYKIGMSLSNNKTSGKESAEPETELDSIIAHDFIKMSTTYKVSIAQTYHINTGDTDLFSSMIAKSNLDNRPPELPNSNFEINKVIPQTNICEEAPRFGFIAANTSNIPDPTLPPTEMMSRFLHPNWYALPTTVWLKYGDYKQWAPSFNENGTVVDSTTRGIIWLQRIGYLQLYQDEAKKTEGKEDTEVLSSEEPEGVNGTKTDDMGAESEDAKNNKAVQNGEGNNMNHEEKIDAVKEDVPDSLSDEAKDDQALPIKLENLLGWKPSNYIDNDEIDEFKSGTQAKLVTSILTKLQKLRKDRVSKKVYRPSVEETQLYNKAQRLLKEVILAKQISKLPMNHCRSFPVLQANYNGSIPVVRLQPTRKRKSKK, from the coding sequence ATGGACTTAGGCAAACTCCTATCGAACCTATATTCGATATTGAAAGACgcatcttcaaaatgtaAAGTGTTGGATGAGAGCTTCCCATCGAGTTTCCACGAGAAGGACCCAAATAAGATTTTCAGCTCGTATTGCACTTATAttaaaagaagaagtgATGCCAATGGGATGATAAAGAATGAGgataaattgaaacttACCACAATTTCAcagaaatttgaagacgGATTTTATGCAGCCGATCAAGGTGGTTTTTACCGTCTATATCATGATATCAGACTAGTTTGTACAATGCTCATCCATTACTACTCCCAGGGTACTAGGAATTACCAGATGGTTGACAAATTTTACAAGTTTGCAACAGAACTGTTATTGAGAGAATGTTATAAGATAGGGATGTCACTGTCAAACAACAAAACTAGCGGGAAAGAGTCAGCAGAGCCAGAAACTGAGCTCGACAGCATAATAGCCcatgatttcatcaagatGTCAACAACTTACAAGGTTTCTATCGCACAGACGTATCATATCAATACTGGTGATACAGACCTTTTCTCCTCTATGATAGCAAAATCTAATTTGGACAACAGGCCGCCAGAGCTTCCCAATAGtaattttgaaatcaacaaaGTAATCCCACAGACTAATATCTGTGAAGAAGCTCCAAGATTTGGGTTTATTGCGGCAAACACGAGTAATATTCCGGATCCGACATTACCACCCACCGAGATGATGTCTAGGTTTCTGCACCCTAACTGGTACGCTTTACCAACCACTGTATGGCTAAAGTACGGTGATTATAAGCAATGGGCTCCTTCGTTTAATGAGAATGGAACGGTTGTCGACTCTACAACTCGTGGGATCATATGGCTACAGAGGATAGGTTATTTACAACTCTACCAGGATGAAGCGAAAAAAACTGAAGGCAAAGAGGATACTGAGGTTCTGTCATCTGAAGAGCCCGAAGGAGTGAATGGCACAAAAACGGATGATATGGGGGCAGAATCCGAAGATGCAAAGAATAACAAGGCTGTTCAAAATGGGGAAGGAAATAACATGAATCATgaggaaaaaattgatgCAGTGAAGGAAGATGTGCCCGATAGTCTGTCAGATGAGGCAAAGGACGATCAAGCTTTACCCATTAAACTGGAAAACCTGCTGGGATGGAAACCCTCCAATTATATTGATAATGACgaaattgatgagttcAAGAGTGGCACACAGGCGAAGTTAGTCACCTCGATACTCACAAAATTGCAGAAACTGAGAAAGGATAGAGTTTCGAAGAAAGTGTACAGACCTTCAGTAGAGGAGACACAACTATACAATAAGGCTCAAAGGCTCCTGAAAGAAGTGATTCTCGCGAAACAGATTTCCAAATTACCCATGAATCATTGCAGATCATTCCCAGTACTACAAGCCAACTATAACGGTAGCATACCTGTCGTAAGGTTGCAACCTACTAGAAAGAGGAAATCTAAGAAATAG
- the ECM16 gene encoding ATP-dependent RNA helicase ECM16 (similar to Saccharomyces cerevisiae ECM16 (YMR128W); ancestral locus Anc_2.409) has product MGTYRKRFNEKARAGQMAKLKELKKVRNKQFFRHLEDGREDAEAEQEKTLDDTRDTNAEILQPISKEEEQLKKRKMEELFTPKESKISRLKKKRMDKFIEHQLKREEKKVIIEKLQEYKVDTSLMTSLKTLGQGRQTKKEEFQEALSLEKQGRSNEHTNEVLYEEHETANWDEDHGLDNANSDEEIAATSDTEVKSSFVDMRPTKYGGSGFGFGFANAKVVHRKPPKKKYNWRQQVELAEKRKNGIEDEMDFASSSEDEDLSSEEEEDESQDPQDDQSQSGEESVDESQEEEPETESDKITTASAAEEFKSWADQEIRKIEGRDVEMVTPLLKQDYQPIIRPEDLEDGLQDSNVPIDETSQRKAFYVDVLRSDEIQQVRTQLPVFAKEHEIMEAIYHNDVVIICGETGSGKTTQVPQFCMNLDSVTHDSPRYSGMIGITQPRRVAAVSMANRVSAELGNHQDKVGYQIRFDSSLKADTRVKFMTDGVLLREMMQDFKLTKYSSIIIDEAHERNINTDILIGMLSRCVKLRAKEYAKDPSTCKKLKLIIMSATLRVADFSENPKLFPSPPPVLKVEARQFPVAIHFNRRTSYDYQEEAFKKACKIHRRLPPGAILIFLTGQQEIHHMVKRLKREFPFKKGHSAIKEMGDSIADVRVNSKNADLEAEDIDFSVKVIDEEKIDDELGSDEEAADDSEEEEGFEESLEEGQTENDPLYVLPLYSLLPTKEQMKVFNQPPAGSRLCIVATNVAETSLTIPGVKYVVDCGRSKERKYNESNGVQSFEIGWVSKASAGQRSGRAGRTGPGHCYRLYSSAVFERDFEQFSSPEILRMPVESVVLQMKSMAIQNVLNFPFPTPPERSAVYKAIQLLQHLGALDTGERITDDGKLMSLFPLSPRFSKLLLISEESKCIPYAVSVVGALSVGDPFLSEQEIGLKDAEEEGDDDERNKMLKSKFFKSKARFSRLDKYSDVFRLLSAVSAFDFIPIVQKSQFLRDNFLRGKVMDEILKLRKQLIYIIKSNTRQENVAANVTESDLKSDLPSEIQLKLLKQMICAGFIDQVAIRADCIYPEEVAITNRTSIINIPYVPVLMTKSPEVSDNFVYIHPSSLLTNVGEIPPKYLVYHSLHLGANGKTRMNSLCDIKSTPLANVAGKGSLLSYSKPLTGQGMKTIDISPTERYCYVVPRFGATVDSDLKIGWDLNPVAVHQIKKNGQWKVDKIVTNKSYSAMQKKHK; this is encoded by the coding sequence ATGGGTACCTACAGGAAAAGGTTCAATGAGAAGGCCAGAGCTGGTCAGATGgccaaattgaaggagCTGAAGAAGGTGAGAAACAAGCAGTTCTTTAGGCATCTAGAAGATGGGCGTGAGGATGCTGAAGCAGAGCAAGAGAAAACCTTGGATGACACTAGAGATACGAACGCTGAGATTTTGCAGCCTATCAGTAAGGAGGAGGAACAACTGAAGAAGCGTAAGATGGAAGAACTATTCACACCAAAGGAGTCAAAGATTAGCAGgctcaagaagaagagaatggACAAATTTATAGAgcatcaattgaaaaggGAAGAAAAAAAGGTCATAATCGAAAAGTTGCAAGAATATAAGGTAGACACTTCTCTAATGACCAGTCTGAAGACGTTGGGTCAGGGAAGGCAAACTAAGAAGGAGGAGTTTCAGGAGGCATTGAGCTTGGAGAAACAGGGCAGAAGTAATGAGCACACCAATGAAGTTTTATATGAGGAGCATGAGACTGCAAACTGGGACGAGGACCATGGACTCGATAATGCAAATAGCGATGAAGAGATCGCTGCAACAAGTGATACAGAAGTAAAATCGAGTTTTGTAGATATGCGTCCTACAAAGTATGGTGGATCAGGATTTGGTTTTGGGTTTGCTAATGCCAAAGTTGTTCATAGGAAACCACCTAAGAAGAAGTACAACTGGAGGCAGCAAGTTGAGCTTGCCGAGAAGCGGAAGAATGGCATCGAAGATGAGATGGACTTTGCTTCGAGTTCCGAGGACGAAGATCTCTCCAGcgaggaggaagaagacgaaTCGCAGGATCCGCAAGATGATCAATCGCAGAGCGGAGAAGAAAGTGTAGATGAAAGCCAGGAAGAGGAGCCAGAAACAGAGAGTGATAAAATTACTACAGCGTCTGCTGCCGAAGAATTTAAGTCCTGGGCAGATCAAGAGATAAGGAAAATCGAGGGAAGAGACGTGGAAATGGTTACACCACTTTTAAAACAAGACTATCAACCAATCATTAGGCCAGAAGACCTGGAGGATGGTTTGCAGGATAGCAACGTACCAATAGATGAAACATCTCAGCGGAAGGCCTTTTACGTGGACGTTCTTAGATCAGACGAGATACAACAAGTAAGAACCCAATTGCCAGTCTTTGCCAAGGAACATGAGATAATGGAAGCCATCTATCATAATGATGTGGTTATAATATGTGGTGAGACAGGTTCAGGTAAGACTACTCAGGTACCGCAGTTCTGTATGAATCTGGATTCGGTAACCCACGATTCACCACGATATTCCGGCATGATTGGTATTACACAACCAAGAAGAGTCGCTGCTGTTTCTATGGCTAACCGTGTTTCAGCCGAACTAGGCAATCATCAGGATAAAGTTGGTTATCAAATAAGATTTGATTCGAGCTTAAAAGCGGACACTAGGGTCAAGTTTATGACAGATGGTGTGTTGTTGAGAGAAATGATGCAAGATTTCAAGTTAACAAAATACTCATCCATAATAATCGATGAAGCGCATGAAAGAAACATAAATACTGATATTTTGATTGGTATGTTAAGTCGTTGCGTTAAGCTGCGTGCAAAAGAGTATGCAAAAGACCCATCAACCTGCAAGAAACTAAAGCTCATTATCATGTCTGCAACATTGAGGGTCGCTGATTTCAGTGAGAATCCAAAATTATTTCCCTCTCCGCCACCTGTTCTCAAAGTTGAGGCCAGACAGTTTCCTGTCGCCATTCACTTTAATCGTAGAACTTCATATGATTACCAGGAAGAGGCTTTCAAGAAGGCATGCAAAATCCATAGGCGCCTGCCACCGGGTGccatcctcatcttcttgacaggtcaacaagaaattcaTCATATGGTTAAGAGATTGAAACGAGAATTTCCCTTCAAGAAGGGGCATAGCGCCATCAAGGAGATGGGTGACTCTATTGCTGACGTGAGAGTAAACTCTAAGAATGCCGACTTAGAAGCTGAAGATATAGATTTCAGCGTGAAAGTTATAGACGAGGAGAAGATCGATGATGAACTCGgctctgatgaagaagccgCAGATgattctgaagaagaagaaggatttgaagaaagtctGGAAGAAGGCCAAACTGAAAATGACCCTCTATATGTTTTACCACTCTATTCCTTGCTTCCAACTAAAGAACAAATGAAGGTCTTCAATCAACCACCGGCTGGTTCAAGACTTTGTATTGTGGCAACAAACGTCGCGGAAACATCTTTGACAATCCCTGGTGTGAAATATGTGGTAGATTGTGGTAGATCTAAGGAACGTAAGTATAACGAGTCTAATGGCGTGCAAAGCTTCGAAATCGGCTGGGTTAGTAAAGCTAGTGCTGGCCAAAGAAGTGGTCGTGCAGGTCGTACGGGACCAGGTCACTGCTACAGGCTCTATTCCTCAGCTGTTTTCGAACGTGATTTCGAGCAATTCTCAAGCCCAGAGATACTCAGAATGCCAGTTGAGAGTGTTGTTCTACAAATGAAGAGTATGGCCATTCAAAATGTCTTGAATTTTCCTTTTCCTACTCCTCCGGAAAGAAGTGCAGTCTATAAAGCTATCCAGTTGCTTCAGCATTTGGGTGCCCTGGATACAGGTGAGAGAATCACTGATGATGGTAAGCTGATGAGTTTGTTTCCTCTATCGCCTAGATTTTCCAAACTGCTTTTGATTTCAGAAGAAAGTAAATGTATCCCATACGCAGTAAGTGTGGTAGGTGCTTTATCCGTGGGTGATCCATTCCTCAgtgaacaagaaattggtttgaaggatgcagaggaagaaggtgatgatgacgaaAGGAACAAGATGCtgaaatccaaatttttcaagagcaAAGCACGTTTCAGTCGTCTCGATAAATACAGTGACGTCTTTCGATTACTCAGTGCCGTCAGTGCGTTCGATTTCATACCAATAGTCCAAAAGTCACAATTCCTTCGTGACAACTTTCTTAGAGGCAAAGTGatggatgaaattttgaagttaAGGAAGCAGCTGATATACATAATCAAGTCCAATACCCGCCAAGAGAATGTCGCTGCTAATGTGACTGAGAGCGACCTGAAGTCAGATTTACCATCAgaaattcaattgaagctaCTGAAGCAAATGATTTGCGCAGGGTTTATTGATCAGGTGGCCATTAGAGCTGATTGCATCTATCCTGAAGAGGTTGCCATTACTAACAGAACGTCCATCATAAACATACCATACGTCCCTGTCCTCATGACAAAGAGTCCCGAAGTTTCCGACAATTTTGTCTACATTCATCCATCATCTCTTTTAACAAACGTCGGTGAAATACCTCCAAAATATTTGGTATACCATTCATTGCATCTAGGAGCAAACGGTAAGACGAGAATGAACTCTTTATGTGATATCAAAAGTACTCCACTAGCAAACGTAGCGGGCAAAGGATCGCTTTTGTCCTACAGTAAACCACTCACGGGACAAGGTATGAAGACTATTGACATCTCTCCAACTGAGAGATATTGTTATGTGGTGCCCAGATTTGGTGCCACTGTCGACAGTGATTTAAAGATCGGTTGGGATTTAAACCCCGTTGCAGTGCATCAAATTAAGAAAAATGGACAGTGGAAAGTGGACAAAATTGTTACAAATAAGAGCTATAGCGCAATGCAAAAGAAGCACAAGTAA